From Nocardioides faecalis:
GGTGCTCCTTGAGCTTGGCCTCGATCAGCGCCAGCGTCAGCTTGGAGCCGACGACGGGGATGTCGGGCCGCTCGCGCAGCAGGTACGGCACGCCGCCGATGTGGTCCTCGTGGCCGTGGGTCAGCACGATCGCCACGATGGAGTCGAGACGGTCCCGGATCCAGGTGAAGTCGGGCAGGATCACGTCGATGCCGGGCTGGTGCTCCTCGGGGAACAACACGCCGCAGTCGACGATCAGCAGCTTGCCGCGATGCTCGAAGACGGTCATGTTCCGGCCGACCTCACCGAGGCCGCCGAGTCCCACCACGCGCAGGCCGTCGCGCGGGAGGTTCGGGGGAGGCTTGAGTTCGGGGTGCGGATGGCTCACGGCCCCACGCTAGTGGCCCGGCCCCGGCGGGGTGCAGTCGGTGTGACGCACCCGGCGTCGGTGGGGTCGTCGCTGCGGCCCCGACCGGGCAGGTCGAGCCGCGCTCCTAGACTCGAGACGTACGCCTCGCCAGCCCGGGGCGACCCACCCTCCAGAGCAGGCAGGAACCATGCAGCACCTCGGAGATCGTCCCTGGTCCGTGCACTACGGACCCGGCGTCCCGCTCGAGATCGACATCCCCGACGAGCCCGTCACCGCCGGTCTCGCCCGCGCCGCGCAGCGCTGGCCCGACCGGGTCGCGACCGACTTCCTCGGCGCCACCGCCACCTACGCCCAGACCGAGGAGGCCGTACGACGCGCCATGGGCGTGCTGCACGACCTCGGCGTGCGGGCGGGGGACCGGGTGGCGCTGGTGCTGCCCAACTGCCCCAGCCACCTGGTCGCCTACCACGCGGCCCTGCGCCTGGGCGCCGTCGTGGTGGAGCTCAACCCGACGTACTCGAGCGAGGAGCTGGTCAAGCTGCTCGCCGACTCCGCCGCCACCCACGCGCTGGTGTGGCACAAGGCGGTGGAGCGGGTGCTGCCCGCGCGCGGGGCGGGGCTGCGTGCCGTGGTCAGCGTCGACGTCACTCGCGACCTGCCGCGCATCTCCCGGGTGCTGCTCCGGATGCCGGTGCAGGCGGCGCGAGCCAAGCGACACGCGCTGCTGGGCTCCGTGCCCGCCGACGTGCCGGACTGGCACACCCTGCTGCGCGGTGCGGCCACCGACGTCGCGGAGGCCGAGGTCCATGGCGACGACCTGGCGCTGCTGCAGTACACGGGCGGCACCACCGGGACGCCCAAGGCCGCGATGCTGAGCCACCGCAACCTGGTCGCGAACCTGGTGCACGGGCAGGCGTGGGTCGGCTTCCGCGAAGGCGAGGAGACCGTCTACGGCGTGCTGCCGTTCTTCCACGCCTTCGGCCTGACGTTGTGTCTCAACCTGCCCGGCCACATCGGCGCGACGCTGGTGATGTTCCCGAACTTCGAGCCGGAGACCGTGCTCACCGCGTTCCGGCGCCGACCCGCCACCTTCATGGCGGGCGTGGCACCGATGTTCGATCGGATCGCCGCGGCGGCGGAGGCCTCCGCGAAGCCGCCCACCGAAGGGCTGCGCCAGGTCCGTCTCGGGTTCGCCGGTGCGATGCCTATCCCACCGAGCGTCGTCGAGCGCTGGGAGCGGCTCACCGGGGGCCTGCTGATCGAGGGCTACGGCATGACTGAGTGCGCCCCGATCGCGCTGGGCAACCCGTGCGCCCCGACCCGGCGCCCGGGCACGCTGGGCGTGCCGTTCCCCAACACCGAGATGCGGGTGGTCGACATCGACGACCACACCCGCGACGTGGAGCCCAACGCCGACGGCGTCCTGCGCGGGGAGCTGCTCGTGCGCGGCCCGCAGGTCTTCTCCGGCTACCTCAACCGTCCCGACGAGACCGCCCACCAGCTGCTCGAGGGCGGGTGGCTGCGCACCGGCGACGTGGTCGAGGTCGACGCGACCGGTTGGACGCGGCTCGTCGACCGGGTCAAGGAGATGATCATCGTCGGCGGGTTCAAGGTCTATCCCTCCGCCGTCGAGGACCATCTGCGCACCCTGACCGGCGTCGCCGACGTCGCCGTGGTCGGCGTGCCCGGGGCCGCCGGTGACGACGAGGTGCTGGCGGCGTTCGTGCTGGACCCCGACGCCGACGTCCCCACCTTGGAGGAGGTCCGCTCGCACGGCGCTCAGCTGCTCGCTCGCTATGCGCTGCCGCGCCGCATCGAGGTGGTCGAGGACCTGCCGCGTTCGCAGATCGGCAAGGTGCTGCGCCGCGAGGTGCAGCGGCGCTTCCTGCCCTGAGCTGACCCCGGCTCGGAGCGGCCAGGCGGGAATCAGGCGGGCGGGAATCAGGCGGGCGGGTAGCCCGCGCCCTGGAGCAGCCGCGCCAGGTGTGCGGTGTTGGCCGCGGCGGTGCGGGTGGTCGCCGTGGTCTTCTCCGGCTTGGGGTCCAGGTCCTGGTAGTCGATGCCCTGCATCGCCTCGCCGACCCAGTACGTCGAGCCGTTGCCAGATCGGGGTGGCGATCACCAGGATGTCCGCGGCGAGCACCTTCTCCCGGATCGCCGGCCACTCGTCGCCGTCACCCTCATCGGTGCTGACGCCGAAGTGCACGTCGTGGTCGACCACCCGGACCACCTCGCCGCTCACACCATGCTCACCGAGGGCGTCGAGCACCTCGTGGTCGATCAGCGTCGCGCTCGAGGCCGCGGGCGACTTCTTCAGCGTGCAGGACAGGACCAGCACCGTCAGCGTCAGGCGGCGGGGACGAGGCCGGGGTCAGCCAGCGCGTCGGGCCAGTGGCCGGGTGGGTCGAGGGCCTGGGTGCCGTTCGGGCCGACGTGGAAGAAGTGCCCGTGGGGACTTCGCCAGAGCAGGTGGCCTGGCATGAGGACGAAGTAGTGCCAGCCGGAGTGGGTCTTGGCGCGGTGGTGTCGCCTGCAGCATGGGAACTCGTTGCAGGGGCAGGTCGGGCCGCCCTCGGAATGGGGGATGCGGTGGTCGAGGTCGCAGCGCTCGGCGCGGGTGGTGCAGCCGGGGAACCGGCAGGTGGTGTCCCTGAGCTCGACCTGCTTGCGGTGCCGGGCGGGGATCTCGTACCGGTCGACGGGGTCGCAGTCGGCCAGGTCGATCACCGGCTGCACGGTGATCGAGGTGGCGGTGCGCAGCCACTCGCGGATCTGCTCCTTCAGCACCGGGCGCTTGCCGTCGTGCCAGCGGCCCACGGGGTTCGTTTCGCCCAGCATCGTGTCGGTGATGTGGACCGCGATCTCGGCCTTGCGGCCAGCCGAGCGGACGGTGACCTCGCCGGTCTCAGTGTCGGTGGTGAGCAGATCCAGCTCGAGGTCATTCCGGGCGAGCTCGCCGACGGCGATGGAGCGACGGACGTCCAAGGAGTCCTCGGAGCCCAGCCGACCGAGGAGCGACGCGCGGCGGGCGACGGCATCGTCGAGATCGGCGGCATCGGCGGCGTCGAGGAGGCCGCCGATCACGGTGAGGCCATTCTCGTTCGCCTCACCGACGTCGAAGTGCCGATGGTCGGAGGCTTCCTTGCGACGGTCCTCAGCGGCCTCCGGGTCATGTCTGAGGATCGCGGTCGCGACGATCCGCTCGAGCTCCGCCCAGCCGACGCGACCTGCCCTCGATGCGACCTGGCGGTCCACGAACGCCGCAGCCTCTGCGTTCAATCCGTGGGTCAGGTCGGCGACCCGCTCGGCACGCCACGTGGCGACCTTCCCGGCCATCACCTGGGCGTAGAGGAGAGGCAGCCGCCAGGCACACTCCACGATTCGACCCACGTAGGCGCGGCCACCGTCGGGCGAGCGCTGCAGGACCGCGATGAGCTCCATCAGGTTGAACTCGCTGACCAGCGGTGCGCCAGCTCCGGCGATCGGCACGCCCGTGTCCAGGTAGCCCTCACGCACGGTCGCGGCGTGCTCGGGAGCATCGACGACGTTCTGATCGGCCCACGCGACGATCGCTGCCCACTCGTCGATCATCAGGGCGGCGCGACGTCGAACGCCGGCGTCGAGGACGTTGAGCAGCTCGGCGACCGGGCGGCCGTCGTGCTCCGCGGCTGCGGTGCTGCTCTTGCGATCCATGACTGGATTCTTCTCCAGGGGTCCGACACAACCTCGGTCCGACGAGCCGGTCGGGCTGCGGTCCGATGCAATCAGTCGGACTCCTGCTTCGCCTGCCGCTCGAGCAGGTCCCGGGCGCGCTCGCTTCCGTCCTCGGCGTCCAGTGCCCTGCGGAAGCTGTCCATCTTCTCCGCCCCGGCGGGGAAGGGCGGCAGGAGCGGCACGTCGGGATCGACGATCGCCTCGATCACGACGGGTCGGCCGGCCGTGAAGGCGTGGGCCCAGGCGTCGTCGACGTCGGCGGGGGAGTCGATGCGGATGCCGCCGAGCCCGAGCAGCTCGGCGTAGCGCGCGTAGGGGAAGTCCGGCAGCGACTGGCTCACGTCGTACCTCGGGTCGCCCTCGGTCTCGCGCTGCTCCCAGGTGACCTCGGCCAGGTCGTTGTTGTGCAGCACCAGGACGACGAAGTGGGGGTCGGCCCAGTCCTGCCAGCGGGAGGCGAGCGTGACGAGCTCGGCGATCCCGTTCATCTGCATCGCGCCGTCACCGACCAGCGCGACCACCGGCCGGTCGGGGGCGGCGAGCTTGGCGGCCAGGCCGTAGGGCAGCCCGGAGCCCATCGACGCCAGCGTGGAGGACAGGTGCGCCGGCACGCCGGGCGGCAGCCGCAGGTGCCGGGCGTACCAGTAGACGACCGACCCCACGTCCACGCTCACCTGCGCGGTCTCGGGCAGGTGCGCGGAGAGCGCCCGGACCACCCGTTCCGGGTTGAGCGGTACGGCGCCCAGCGCGGCCCGCTCCTCGGCGATCCGCTGCCACCGTTCGACCTCGCCGGCGACCTGGTCGCGCCAACCGGTGTCCGTGCGCTCGGTCAGCAGCGGCAGCAGCGCCGAGAGCGTCTCGTCGGCGTCCCCGACGAGACCGACCTCGACGGGGTAGCGGTTGCCGAGGTGGCGGCCGTCGAGGTCGACCTGCACCGCGCGTGCCTGCCCGGGCGCGGGATAGAACTCCGTCCAGGGGTCGTTGGTGCCGACCATCAGCAGCGTGTCGCAGTGCTGCATCAGCCAGGCTGAGGCGGTCGTGCCGAGGTGACCCATCACCCCGCAGCTGGTCGGCAGCGTCTCGTCCCACCACGGCTTGCCCAGCAGGCTGGTGGTCACCCCCGCACCCAGCCGCTCCGCGACCGCCCGGACCGTCGCGCCGGCGTCCCGGGCGCCCTGGCCGACCAGCAGCGCCACCCGCTCCCCGGCGTTGAGGACCTCCGCGGCGTCGGCGAGGTCGTCGTCGGCGGGCAGCACACGCGGCGGACGCCACTGCGGTGCGGTCGGCACGACGCCGTGCTCGTGCGGCGGCACGGCCGGCGCCGGCTGCGTCTGCACGTCGTGCGGCAGCACCACGACGCAGGGGGACCGGGTGGCGAGGGCGGTGCGGAACGCGCGGTCCAGCACCATCCCCGCCTGCTCGGGGGCGAGCACAACCTGCACGTACTGCGCGGCCACGTCGCTGAACAGCGCGGTCAGGTCGAGCTCCTGCTGGTACTCCGCGCCCAGGGCGGTGGTGGGTTGCTGGCCCACGACGGCCACCACGGGCTGGTGGTCGAGCTTGGCGTCGTACAGGCCGTTGAGCAGGTGCACGGCGCCCGGTCCCTGGGTGCTGAGCATGACGCCCACGCCGCCGGTGTACTTGGCGTGGCCGGTCGCCATCAACGCGGCGCTCTCCTCGTGCCGTGCCTGCACGAAGGCCGGGTCGCCCGCGGCCCGGCGCAGGGCGCCCATCACGGGGTTGATGCCGTCGCCGGAGTAGCCGAAGACCCGCGGCACGCCCCACGCCCGGAACCGCTCGACGACGAGGTCGGCCACCAGCCGCTGCCCGTCGGGGACGGCCGCTGCGGCCTGCTCGTCGGAACCGGTCCCGGGCTCGTGCGTCGCCATCGCTCCCCCTCTGCTGCATCGCGCCGGCCCTGGCGGTACCCGGGCATCCGGGGCGCATCCGAGCAGCGAGGCGCCCGGTCAGCGGTCGGCGTGTTTCCCGGCGCTCTCGCCGCGGCCGCGGTGCGGGTCCGAGGGGTCCGGCTCGGCCGCCGCAGCCCGCAGCCGCCTCTGGAACCGGAAGAGGGCCACGCCGACGAGGACGAGCAGGACGCTCAGCACGCGACCGGCCCACAGCGCCCCCTGGTGCGCCTCCTCCTGCCCGCGCACCCCGAGCAGGAGCAGCACGATGGGAAGGAGCCGGGCTCGACCCTCCTCGGAGGGGAGGGCGAGCGCCGTGGCGGTGGCCCACGCGACCGTGACCAGCAACAACAGGCTCCACAGCACGGCGTCCCGGGCGTCGACGTCGCCGCCGAGCGCGGCGCGACCACGGCGAACCAGGGTCACCGCCGGCGCCAGCAGCAACCGGACCAGCAGCACCCCCAGCAGGAAGGCCGCGAAGCCGAGCAGCAGCACGAACGGGACGACGAGGAACCACGACCGATCGGGGATCTCGCCGTCGCGCAACGTCGCGGGGAACATGAGGAACCCGATCGCGAGCTCGGCCAGCAGCGCGCCGAACCCGCCCAGCATGGCGCCGCCCATGGCCGTGCGTCGTACGTCGAGGGCCTCGACGGACAGGTGCAGCACCCAGCCGAGCATCACGTGGGCGCCCAGCACCAGCAGCATCGGCACGTCGAAGTCGACGTCGCGGGAGCGGGTCAGCAGCCAGAACGCCGTCGACGTGGTCGCCACGCAGGCGAACCACGCCAACACCCGGAGCACACGGACCGACACGCGGGCCACCCTAGGCGGCCCGCGCGCCGGTCACCGACAGCGGAGGTGCGTCAGGGCTTGAAGACGACCTTGACCATCCCGTCCTGCTTCTTCTGGAACTTCTCGTAGGCGGCGGGCGCCTCGCTCAGCGGCAGGTGGTGGGTGGCGAAGGAGTCGACGCCGAACGGGTCGTCCTCGACCAGCATGGCGAGGAGGTCGTCGGTCCAGGCGCGCACGTTGGCCTGGCCCATCCGGATCTGCACCTGCTTGTCGAAGAGCTGGAACATCGGGATCGGGTCGAGCGCGCCGCCGTAGACCCCGGAGATCGACACGGTCCCGCCGCGTCGTACGGAGTCGAAGGCGGTGTGCAGCGCGGCGAGCCGGTCGATGCCGGCCTTCTTCATCACGGGCTCGGCGATCGCGTCGGGCAGCAGACCGGCGAACTTCTGCACGGCCTGGGCCCCGGGCGATCCGTGTGCCTCCATGCCCACGGCGTCGATCACGGAGTCCGCGCCGCGGCCCCCGGTGAGCTCGCGGACGGCGGCGGCCACGCCCTCACCGACACCGACCTCGTTCAGGTCCAGCACCTCCGCGCCGAAGGCCCGGACCCGCTCGAGCCGCTCAGGCACCCGGTCGACCGAGATGACCCGGTGCCCGGCACGCACGCCCATCCGGGCGGCCATGTCACCGATGGGACCGGCGCCGAGCACGAGCAGGGTGCCGCCGTCGGGCACGTCGGCGTACTGCAGGCCCTGCCACGCGGTCGGCAGCACGTCGGAGAGGAACAGGAACCGGTCGTCTTCGTGCTCGTGGGGCACCTTGATCGGCAGGAAGTTGCCGAAGGGCACCCGCAGGTACTCCGCCTGCCCACCCGGCACCTGGCCGTAGAGCTTGGAGTAGCCGAAGAAGCTGGCGCCCGTGCCGTGCTCGTGGTTCTGCGTGGTCTCGCACTGGCTGTAGAGCTTCTGGTCGCACATCCAGCAGGAGCCGCAACAGACGTTGAACGGCACCACCACCCGGTCGCCGACGGCGAGCTCGGTGACCTCGCTGCCCACCTCCACCACGACGCCCATCGGCTCGTGGCCGACGACGTCGCCGGGCTCCATGAACGCACCGAGCGTCTCGTACAGGTGCAGGTCGGAGCCGCACAGACCGGTCGAGGTGACCTCGATGATGACGTCGGTCGGCTCCTGGATCCCGGGGTCCGGCACGTCGGTCACCTGCATGTCGTGGTTGCCCTGCCAGGTCACTGCCTTCACGTACGTCGCCTCCTCGTCTGAGTTCTGCTGACGGGGACGGCGGTACCCGGGCCACCGGCGGGCAACCAGGGGTCACGGCGCGCCGCGCGGCTCCTCGTGCCCGGCGGGGGCGTCGGCGAGGTCGTCGACGACGAGGAGGTCGTCGCGCACCTGGCCGGCGCGCAGGGACGCCCGGCCGAGCATGTGGTTGGCCACCGGCGTGGTGAGCAGCTGGAACACCCCGACCAACGTCAACAGCCCGATCACGTCGGCCTCGCGCGCCCGGAGCGCCAGCCCCATCAGCACCAGGACCAGCCCGAGGGACTGCGGCTTGGTCGCGGCGTGCATCCGGCTGAGCAGGTCGGGCAGGCGCAGCACGCCGATCGCGGCGATCATCGCCAGCGTCGCGCCGAGCAGGAAGCAGATGGCGGCGAGCGTGTCCGCCACTCCGGCCCAGGTCACGACCGCTCCGCCTCGATGTCGTCGCTGCCCTTGGTGAACCGGGCGACGCTGACCGAGCCGACGAACCCGAGCAGGGTGAGCACGAGCAGGATCGGCACGGTGAAGGTGTGCCGGTTGATCGCGGCCTCGATCGCCAGCCCGCAGATCGCGATCGCGACGAACACGTCGAGCGCGACCGCCCGGTCCAACATGGTGGGGCCGATCGTCATCCGGGCCACCGTCGCCACGGCGGCGACGGCCAGCATCGCCACCGAGATCGCCAGCACGATGCTCATCGGTGCGCTCCTTCGGTCGGTTCGGGGGCCTCGGTCGGGTCGCCGGGCCGGTCGCCGGGCCTGTCGTCGAGGTGGTCGGTGTGCCGGCCCAGGGCGCGCACGACCCGCGCCTCCTGGGCGAGCACGCTGCGCCGGAACCGTTCGGCCCCGGCCTCGTCGCCGACCTCGAGGACGTGCAGGAACAGGGTGTGCGTGGAGCGCCGGGCCTCGACCACGATGCTGCCCGGGATCAGGCTGGTCATCTCCGCGACGACGGTGAGCACGAAGTCCGAGGGGGTGCGCAGGTTGACCTCGACGATGCCGTTGCGCAGCGGCCGCTGGGGTCGCAGCACCACCCACGCCACCTGCACGCTGGCTCGGACCACGTCGAAGACGAACCGCCCGACGAGCACCAGCAGCGCGACCGGCCGGACCCGGACGTCGACGTGCAGCGGCGGCAGCGGGAACACCAGGCAGGCGATGGTCGCCACGACCAGCCCGCCGAGCACGGTGAGGGGCGAGATGTCGCGCCACAGCACGACCCACACCACCGTGAGCCACAGCAGCATCGGCCACTGCAGGGCGCCGTACCGCTGGGGAGGGCGGCCCGTCGTCTGGTCCTGCGCCTGCGTCTCGGCGCCGCCGACGGGGGTGGGGGCGCTCATCGCTCGCCCCCGTCCAGCACCGCTTCGAGGTACGGCGTCCGTTCGATCAGGTCCGCGGCGGCGGCGTCGGTGAACGCGAACAGCGGCCCGGCGACGAGGGTGAACAGGAGGCTGACGGCCACCACGCCCGCGGTGGGCACCACCATGCCGGTGGGCAGCCGTTCGGGCAGCGCACCGTCACGCAGCAGCTGGTAGAGGTCACGCTCGGGTGCCTCGTCGTCCCGCACCCGCCGGGCCTCCTCCAGGTCGCGCGGCGCGTAGGCGGTGCCGCCGACGTGCACGTGGCCGCGGTGCTGGACCGTCCCGAGCGCGCCGGTGTCGGTGTCGGGGGCGTCCCCGGGGCTGGGCAGGTCCTGCGCGGTCTCGTGGGCCTGCTCGGGGGTGCGCCAGAAGGCGATCGCCCACGTCTTCGCGATCGCGTAGAGGGTGAGCAGGCTGGTCACCGTGCCACCGGCGACCAGCACCAGCGCGAGGGGGGTGCCGTCGTCGAGGCCGGCCTGCAGCAACCCGACCTTGCCGAGGAAGCCGGACAACGGTGGGATGCCGGCCAGGTTCATCGCCGGCACGAAGAACAACAGCCCTAGCAGCGGCGCCAGGCGGGCCAGCCCGCCGAGGCGCACCAGCGAGGTCGAGCCGGCGCGGCGCTCGATGAGCCCGACCACCAGGAACAGCGCGGTCTGGATCGTGATGTGGTGCGCGACGTAGAAGATCGCGCCGGAGACACCGGCCTCGGTGGCGAGTGCGATGCCGAAGATCATGTAGCCGATGTGGCTGACCAGGGTGAAGGACAGCATGCGCTTGATGTCCGACTGCGCCACGGCGCCGAGGATGCCCACGACCATCGTCACCAGCGCGGCCCACAGCAGCAGGTCCGACAGCGGGCTGTGTGGGAACAGCAGCGTCTGCACGCGCAGGATCGCGTAGACGCCCACCTTGGTGAGCAGGCCGGCGAACACGGCGGTGACGGGCGCCGGTGCGGTCGGATAGCTGTCCGGCAGCCACAGGGAGAGCGGGAAGACGGCCGCCTTGATCGAGAAGGTCACCAGCAGCATCAGCTGCAGGGTCAGGCTGACGCCGTCGGGCAGCTCCTCGATCCGCTGCGCCAGCTGGGCGAGGTTGAGGGTGCCGGTGGCGGCGTACACGGCGGCGATCGAGATCAGGAACAGCGCCGAGGACACCATGTTCACGACCACGTAGATGGTGCCGGCCAGGATCCGTGGCGCGGTGCCGCCCAGCGTCAGCAGCACGTAGCTGGCGAAGAGCAGCATCTCGAAGCTGACGAACAGGTTGAACAGGTCGCCGGCCAGGAACGCGTTGGCCACGCCGGCGGTCAGCACCAGGAACGTCGGGTGGTAGATCGACACCGGCGCCTCGCGCTCGTCGCCGGTCATGCCCTGGCCGATCGAGTAGGCCAGCACCGCGAGCGTGACCAGCGCGGAGACCAGCAGCATCAGGGCCGAGAGCCGGTCGGCGACCAGGCTGATCCCCAGCGGCGGGGTCCAGGCGCCCAGCCAGGCGACCTGAGGGCCGTAGCGGTCGGCGCGCACGGCCAGCACCACCGCGACCACGACGATCGCGGCCAGCACCAGGAAGCTCACCCAGCGCTGGGCTCGGGGTCGGTGGGACAGCATCAGTGCGGCGCCTGCACCGCACAGCGGCACGATGACGGGGGCGGGCACCAGCAGTGTGGTCGCGTCCATCACGCACCCTCCTCGGTGAGCTCGTCGTCCTCGACGACCCCGCCGGTGACCAGGTCGTGGCTGTCCGAGGCCTCGTCGGCCGCGGCCAGGCGCCGGATGGTGGCGTCCTCGATGTCGTCCTGGACGTCGTCGTTGTCGTTGAGCTGCCAGCTGCGGTGCGCCATCGCGAGCAGGAACGAGGTCGTCGCCAGGGCGATCACGATGGCGGTCAGCACCAGCGCCTGCGGCAGCGGGTCGGACATGTCCTCGGTGGGGGTGAGGCCCTCGATCGGGGCCTTGCCCGCCGGGCCGCTGGAGACCAGGAACAGGATGCTCACGCCGTTGCCCAGGATCAGCAGCCCGACCAGCACGCGGGTCAGGCTGCGCTCCAGCACCAGGTAGACGCCGCAGCCGATGAGCACCGCGGCGATGAGGATCAGCGTCACGTTGCCGCTCACGCCAGTGCCCCTTCCTTGTCGGAGCCGTCGGCCGCGGCAGTAGCAGCCTCGCGCTCCTCGCGCAGGATCTGCCGGTCGATGCGTGCCCCGAGGGCGCGGAGCAGGTCCAGCACGAGGCCGACCACCACCAGGTAGACGCCGATGTCGAAGATCGTGGAGGAGACCAGGTGCAGCTCGCCGAGCAGCGGCAGGGCCAGGTCGATCTTCGCGCTCTGCAGCACCGCACCGCCGAAGGCCAGCGGTGCCAGGCCCGCGACGCCGGCGACGAACAGGCCGGCGCCCATCAGGATGCCGGCGTCGACAGGCGCGGCCTCGTCGAGCTCGTAGCGCCCGCCGGCGAGGTAGCGCACCATCAGCGCCAAGCCGGTGACCATGCCGGCGGCGAACCCGCCGCCGGGCAGGTTGTGCCCGGCCAGCAGCAGGTAGATGCCGAACACGATCAGCACGGGGAACAGCAGCCGGGTGACGACCTCGAAGATGATCGAGCGCCGGTCCGGGGGAAGGGTGCGCGGGCCGGGCAGCCAGACCCGGCGCCCGGGGCCGGTGGGCACCTTCTCCACCGTCGCCGGGTAGGGGATGTCGTGCACCCGGCGGATGCCGGAGAGCCGGGTGTCGAGGAAGAGCAGGCTCGCCACGCCGGTCGCCGCGGCCACCAGGACCGAGATCTCCCCGAGGGTGTCCCAGGCGCGGATGTCGACCAGGATCACGTTGACGATGTTG
This genomic window contains:
- a CDS encoding Na+/H+ antiporter subunit E, translating into MSAPTPVGGAETQAQDQTTGRPPQRYGALQWPMLLWLTVVWVVLWRDISPLTVLGGLVVATIACLVFPLPPLHVDVRVRPVALLVLVGRFVFDVVRASVQVAWVVLRPQRPLRNGIVEVNLRTPSDFVLTVVAEMTSLIPGSIVVEARRSTHTLFLHVLEVGDEAGAERFRRSVLAQEARVVRALGRHTDHLDDRPGDRPGDPTEAPEPTEGAHR
- a CDS encoding monovalent cation/H+ antiporter complex subunit F, encoding MSIVLAISVAMLAVAAVATVARMTIGPTMLDRAVALDVFVAIAICGLAIEAAINRHTFTVPILLVLTLLGFVGSVSVARFTKGSDDIEAERS
- the mnhG gene encoding monovalent cation/H(+) antiporter subunit G; this translates as MTWAGVADTLAAICFLLGATLAMIAAIGVLRLPDLLSRMHAATKPQSLGLVLVLMGLALRAREADVIGLLTLVGVFQLLTTPVANHMLGRASLRAGQVRDDLLVVDDLADAPAGHEEPRGAP
- a CDS encoding HNH endonuclease signature motif containing protein, whose amino-acid sequence is MDRKSSTAAAEHDGRPVAELLNVLDAGVRRRAALMIDEWAAIVAWADQNVVDAPEHAATVREGYLDTGVPIAGAGAPLVSEFNLMELIAVLQRSPDGGRAYVGRIVECAWRLPLLYAQVMAGKVATWRAERVADLTHGLNAEAAAFVDRQVASRAGRVGWAELERIVATAILRHDPEAAEDRRKEASDHRHFDVGEANENGLTVIGGLLDAADAADLDDAVARRASLLGRLGSEDSLDVRRSIAVGELARNDLELDLLTTDTETGEVTVRSAGRKAEIAVHITDTMLGETNPVGRWHDGKRPVLKEQIREWLRTATSITVQPVIDLADCDPVDRYEIPARHRKQVELRDTTCRFPGCTTRAERCDLDHRIPHSEGGPTCPCNEFPCCRRHHRAKTHSGWHYFVLMPGHLLWRSPHGHFFHVGPNGTQALDPPGHWPDALADPGLVPAA
- a CDS encoding AMP-binding protein, which codes for MQHLGDRPWSVHYGPGVPLEIDIPDEPVTAGLARAAQRWPDRVATDFLGATATYAQTEEAVRRAMGVLHDLGVRAGDRVALVLPNCPSHLVAYHAALRLGAVVVELNPTYSSEELVKLLADSAATHALVWHKAVERVLPARGAGLRAVVSVDVTRDLPRISRVLLRMPVQAARAKRHALLGSVPADVPDWHTLLRGAATDVAEAEVHGDDLALLQYTGGTTGTPKAAMLSHRNLVANLVHGQAWVGFREGEETVYGVLPFFHAFGLTLCLNLPGHIGATLVMFPNFEPETVLTAFRRRPATFMAGVAPMFDRIAAAAEASAKPPTEGLRQVRLGFAGAMPIPPSVVERWERLTGGLLIEGYGMTECAPIALGNPCAPTRRPGTLGVPFPNTEMRVVDIDDHTRDVEPNADGVLRGELLVRGPQVFSGYLNRPDETAHQLLEGGWLRTGDVVEVDATGWTRLVDRVKEMIIVGGFKVYPSAVEDHLRTLTGVADVAVVGVPGAAGDDEVLAAFVLDPDADVPTLEEVRSHGAQLLARYALPRRIEVVEDLPRSQIGKVLRREVQRRFLP
- a CDS encoding thiamine pyrophosphate-requiring protein, whose translation is MATHEPGTGSDEQAAAAVPDGQRLVADLVVERFRAWGVPRVFGYSGDGINPVMGALRRAAGDPAFVQARHEESAALMATGHAKYTGGVGVMLSTQGPGAVHLLNGLYDAKLDHQPVVAVVGQQPTTALGAEYQQELDLTALFSDVAAQYVQVVLAPEQAGMVLDRAFRTALATRSPCVVVLPHDVQTQPAPAVPPHEHGVVPTAPQWRPPRVLPADDDLADAAEVLNAGERVALLVGQGARDAGATVRAVAERLGAGVTTSLLGKPWWDETLPTSCGVMGHLGTTASAWLMQHCDTLLMVGTNDPWTEFYPAPGQARAVQVDLDGRHLGNRYPVEVGLVGDADETLSALLPLLTERTDTGWRDQVAGEVERWQRIAEERAALGAVPLNPERVVRALSAHLPETAQVSVDVGSVVYWYARHLRLPPGVPAHLSSTLASMGSGLPYGLAAKLAAPDRPVVALVGDGAMQMNGIAELVTLASRWQDWADPHFVVLVLHNNDLAEVTWEQRETEGDPRYDVSQSLPDFPYARYAELLGLGGIRIDSPADVDDAWAHAFTAGRPVVIEAIVDPDVPLLPPFPAGAEKMDSFRRALDAEDGSERARDLLERQAKQESD
- a CDS encoding Na+/H+ antiporter subunit D, whose amino-acid sequence is MDATTLLVPAPVIVPLCGAGAALMLSHRPRAQRWVSFLVLAAIVVVAVVLAVRADRYGPQVAWLGAWTPPLGISLVADRLSALMLLVSALVTLAVLAYSIGQGMTGDEREAPVSIYHPTFLVLTAGVANAFLAGDLFNLFVSFEMLLFASYVLLTLGGTAPRILAGTIYVVVNMVSSALFLISIAAVYAATGTLNLAQLAQRIEELPDGVSLTLQLMLLVTFSIKAAVFPLSLWLPDSYPTAPAPVTAVFAGLLTKVGVYAILRVQTLLFPHSPLSDLLLWAALVTMVVGILGAVAQSDIKRMLSFTLVSHIGYMIFGIALATEAGVSGAIFYVAHHITIQTALFLVVGLIERRAGSTSLVRLGGLARLAPLLGLLFFVPAMNLAGIPPLSGFLGKVGLLQAGLDDGTPLALVLVAGGTVTSLLTLYAIAKTWAIAFWRTPEQAHETAQDLPSPGDAPDTDTGALGTVQHRGHVHVGGTAYAPRDLEEARRVRDDEAPERDLYQLLRDGALPERLPTGMVVPTAGVVAVSLLFTLVAGPLFAFTDAAAADLIERTPYLEAVLDGGER
- a CDS encoding alcohol dehydrogenase catalytic domain-containing protein, whose amino-acid sequence is MKAVTWQGNHDMQVTDVPDPGIQEPTDVIIEVTSTGLCGSDLHLYETLGAFMEPGDVVGHEPMGVVVEVGSEVTELAVGDRVVVPFNVCCGSCWMCDQKLYSQCETTQNHEHGTGASFFGYSKLYGQVPGGQAEYLRVPFGNFLPIKVPHEHEDDRFLFLSDVLPTAWQGLQYADVPDGGTLLVLGAGPIGDMAARMGVRAGHRVISVDRVPERLERVRAFGAEVLDLNEVGVGEGVAAAVRELTGGRGADSVIDAVGMEAHGSPGAQAVQKFAGLLPDAIAEPVMKKAGIDRLAALHTAFDSVRRGGTVSISGVYGGALDPIPMFQLFDKQVQIRMGQANVRAWTDDLLAMLVEDDPFGVDSFATHHLPLSEAPAAYEKFQKKQDGMVKVVFKP
- a CDS encoding Na(+)/H(+) antiporter subunit C, which encodes MSGNVTLILIAAVLIGCGVYLVLERSLTRVLVGLLILGNGVSILFLVSSGPAGKAPIEGLTPTEDMSDPLPQALVLTAIVIALATTSFLLAMAHRSWQLNDNDDVQDDIEDATIRRLAAADEASDSHDLVTGGVVEDDELTEEGA